The following are encoded in a window of Nakamurella sp. A5-74 genomic DNA:
- a CDS encoding squalene cyclase yields the protein MAIDAALLDWMIDTDPALRWQVERDLMGAPAEEYERTRARIPTDGMGAALLAHQDPDGRWAGGAYFPAGFEFDGPEARSGQPWTATTWTLTTLREFGMDAAPLTGTAQLLARSARWEYDDLPYWGGEVDVCINAKTLANGVWLGADVAELAGWFPAHQLPDGGWNCEWLEGSTRSSFHSTLNALKGMLWYEIAVGGAPELRASRHRGAEYLLHRSLLHRESTGEPVGGFVSEFGYPWRHRYSVLNAADHFRAAALYDGTTPDARMTRAIEVIRSQRDVAGRWLQQFRLPGRVWLDIDVPVGEPSPWLTLFGTRLLQWWDGAR from the coding sequence ATGGCCATCGATGCTGCGCTGCTCGACTGGATGATCGACACCGACCCTGCGCTGCGGTGGCAGGTCGAGCGGGACCTGATGGGTGCGCCCGCAGAGGAGTACGAGCGCACCCGGGCCCGCATTCCCACGGACGGTATGGGTGCCGCGCTGCTCGCGCACCAGGATCCGGACGGCCGCTGGGCCGGCGGGGCGTACTTCCCGGCCGGGTTCGAATTCGACGGGCCCGAAGCGCGGTCCGGTCAGCCGTGGACGGCGACGACCTGGACGCTCACCACCCTCCGGGAGTTCGGGATGGACGCCGCGCCGTTGACGGGGACGGCACAGCTGTTGGCGCGCAGCGCCCGGTGGGAGTACGACGATCTGCCCTACTGGGGCGGCGAGGTGGATGTCTGCATCAACGCCAAGACGCTGGCGAACGGTGTCTGGCTCGGTGCCGACGTGGCTGAGCTCGCCGGATGGTTCCCGGCCCACCAGTTGCCGGACGGTGGGTGGAACTGCGAGTGGTTGGAGGGCTCGACCCGGTCTTCGTTCCACTCCACCCTGAACGCCCTGAAAGGGATGCTGTGGTACGAGATCGCTGTCGGTGGGGCGCCGGAGTTGCGTGCGTCCCGGCATCGCGGTGCGGAGTACCTGTTGCACCGCAGCCTGCTGCACCGGGAGTCGACGGGGGAGCCGGTGGGCGGGTTCGTCTCCGAGTTCGGATACCCGTGGCGTCACCGCTACAGCGTGCTGAACGCTGCTGACCATTTCCGCGCTGCCGCCCTGTACGACGGGACGACTCCCGACGCGCGGATGACGAGAGCGATCGAGGTGATCCGATCGCAGCGCGACGTCGCGGGAAGGTGGCTGCAGCAGTTCCGGCTGCCTGGTCGGGTCTGGCTCGACATCGACGTCCCGGTGGGCGAGCCGTCACCGTGGCTGACGTTGTTCGGGACCCGGCTGCTGCAGTGGTGGGACGGGGCTCGCTGA
- a CDS encoding transposase → MPKKIDPELRTRAVRLVTEHRGQYASLTAASAAVAKQLGVGQESVRRWVVQTDVDAGGRDGVTTQELEEIRKLKAENRQLREDVAILKAATTFFAGELDPRTR, encoded by the coding sequence ATGCCGAAGAAGATCGATCCGGAGCTCCGTACTCGTGCGGTGCGGCTGGTCACTGAGCACCGCGGGCAGTACGCGTCGCTGACGGCCGCGTCAGCGGCTGTGGCGAAGCAGTTGGGCGTCGGGCAGGAGTCCGTCCGACGGTGGGTGGTGCAGACCGATGTCGATGCCGGTGGCCGGGACGGTGTCACGACCCAGGAGTTGGAAGAGATCCGGAAGCTCAAGGCCGAGAACAGGCAGCTGCGTGAGGACGTGGCGATCCTGAAAGCGGCGACAACTTTCTTCGCGGGGGAACTCGACCCCCGCACCCGTTGA
- a CDS encoding DMT family transporter yields MTEIPASHSNDGTTTTAAGITDAEPAPREWKPAAAVVAVLLMWASAFVAIRGIGTSFSPGPLALGRMLVGGLVLAVFAVRARRPLPQGRALGMVAAYGLLWFAGYNVLLNAAERHLDAGTAAMLVNVAPILVAVGAGVFLREGFPRQLLVGIGIAFIGVVLIAFGGSGGHSDGFGILLGLVTAVLYAAGVLTQKVALKTVDALTATWVGCGIGALALLGWLPSLIREWSAAGTTPVLSLIYLGVFPTAIAFSLWAYALQRSDAGVLTSSTLAVPAIVVLASLLVLGEVPTIWAIIGGAVALTGVAIGRVRRRRTNSVTAAG; encoded by the coding sequence ATGACCGAGATCCCGGCCTCGCACTCCAACGACGGCACGACGACCACTGCAGCCGGCATCACCGATGCCGAGCCGGCGCCCAGAGAGTGGAAGCCGGCTGCGGCCGTCGTCGCCGTGCTGCTGATGTGGGCGTCAGCGTTCGTGGCGATCCGGGGGATCGGGACGTCGTTCTCACCGGGTCCGCTGGCGCTGGGACGAATGTTGGTCGGTGGTCTGGTGCTTGCTGTTTTCGCCGTCCGCGCACGCCGGCCCCTGCCGCAGGGCAGGGCCCTCGGGATGGTGGCCGCCTACGGGCTGCTGTGGTTCGCCGGCTACAACGTGTTGCTCAACGCCGCGGAGCGGCATCTCGACGCGGGGACGGCCGCCATGCTCGTCAACGTGGCTCCGATCCTGGTCGCCGTCGGGGCCGGAGTCTTTCTGCGGGAGGGCTTTCCGCGGCAGCTCCTGGTGGGGATCGGGATCGCCTTCATCGGCGTCGTGTTGATCGCGTTCGGTGGATCCGGCGGCCACAGCGACGGTTTCGGGATTCTGCTGGGGCTCGTCACCGCGGTGCTGTATGCGGCCGGGGTGCTGACCCAGAAGGTCGCGCTGAAGACCGTCGACGCCCTCACTGCGACCTGGGTCGGCTGCGGGATCGGGGCGCTCGCCCTGCTCGGTTGGCTCCCCTCCTTGATCCGGGAATGGAGCGCCGCCGGGACGACGCCGGTCCTGTCGCTCATCTACCTGGGGGTGTTCCCGACAGCGATCGCCTTCAGCCTGTGGGCCTATGCCCTGCAGCGATCGGACGCCGGTGTGCTCACTTCCTCGACCCTGGCTGTGCCCGCGATCGTGGTGCTCGCTTCGTTGCTGGTGCTCGGCGAGGTGCCCACGATCTGGGCGATCATCGGCGGCGCCGTGGCGCTGACCGGAGTGGCGATCGGTCGGGTACGGCGGCGGCGGACGAACTCCGTCACTGCCGCAGGGTGA
- a CDS encoding integrase core domain-containing protein: MRTDHRVPRRPYKSIADVEYATACWVDWYNNRRLHGTLGNVPPVEYEQAHYAALNREPQPV; encoded by the coding sequence GTGCGCACGGACCACCGTGTTCCACGCCGCCCGTACAAAAGCATCGCGGACGTCGAGTACGCCACCGCGTGCTGGGTCGACTGGTACAACAATCGGCGCTTGCATGGCACGCTGGGAAACGTCCCACCTGTCGAGTACGAGCAAGCCCACTACGCGGCCCTCAACAGAGAGCCGCAACCCGTATGA
- a CDS encoding class I SAM-dependent methyltransferase: MAYGFSGPDLDFLLSRNGSHSLGVAETLALADGTLLADLPRVRAVAGTHAAAVVETIRLRRRALTKLPERAADWLFTDEALQQASPWPVALHRARRLLGAGLGVHDLTCSIGTDLAALHQLAPDTTVLGSDLDAVRLRMAEHNTGLQVVRADARSRVSRGCVLYADPARRAAGSSRRITGLDTIPSVAELDDVHHEERVVLRLPPGIDYDGLARPGEVEIVSLDGGARESVLWPQRFAVDGIRRRATVLGSDGAHWQITDADGDGGEHTVAGAVGRYLIDPDAAVVRAHLVRHWASRHGLRLLDGHLAYVTGGVVPDGVRAFEVLETGAVNEKTIAGWIRATGVGTLEIKQRGTGIDPDQFRRRFRKALSGSTSEVATLVLARVGRGQVAYWCRAVRGPRSG; encoded by the coding sequence GTGGCATACGGGTTCTCCGGCCCCGATCTGGATTTCCTGCTGTCCCGGAACGGGTCGCACTCCCTCGGGGTGGCCGAGACACTCGCGCTGGCCGACGGAACGCTGCTGGCGGATCTTCCCAGGGTGCGCGCGGTCGCCGGGACGCACGCTGCCGCCGTCGTCGAGACCATCCGATTGCGTCGACGTGCCCTGACCAAGCTGCCCGAGCGAGCCGCCGACTGGTTGTTCACGGACGAGGCGCTGCAACAGGCCAGCCCGTGGCCGGTGGCGCTGCACCGGGCGCGGCGGCTGCTCGGCGCCGGACTGGGAGTCCACGACCTGACCTGTTCGATCGGCACCGATCTGGCTGCGCTGCACCAGCTCGCGCCGGACACGACCGTCCTGGGCTCGGATCTGGACGCCGTCCGGTTGCGGATGGCCGAACACAACACCGGTCTGCAGGTGGTGCGTGCCGATGCCAGGAGCAGGGTGTCCCGCGGCTGCGTGCTGTACGCCGACCCGGCTCGCCGGGCGGCCGGGTCGTCGCGTCGCATCACCGGCCTCGACACCATCCCGTCGGTGGCCGAACTCGACGACGTCCACCACGAGGAACGCGTCGTGCTGCGGTTGCCGCCGGGGATCGACTACGACGGCCTGGCTCGTCCCGGCGAGGTGGAGATCGTCTCGCTCGACGGCGGCGCTCGGGAGTCGGTGCTCTGGCCGCAGCGGTTCGCAGTCGACGGCATCCGCCGACGTGCCACCGTGCTCGGCTCGGACGGTGCCCACTGGCAGATCACCGATGCCGACGGCGACGGCGGCGAGCACACCGTCGCGGGCGCGGTCGGTCGATACCTGATCGACCCGGATGCCGCTGTGGTGCGCGCACACCTGGTGCGGCACTGGGCATCCCGGCACGGACTGCGACTGCTGGACGGTCATCTGGCCTACGTCACCGGGGGCGTCGTCCCGGACGGTGTGCGGGCCTTCGAGGTGCTGGAGACCGGCGCGGTGAACGAGAAGACGATTGCCGGGTGGATCCGCGCCACCGGCGTCGGGACGCTGGAGATCAAGCAGCGCGGTACCGGCATCGATCCCGATCAGTTCCGCCGTCGGTTCCGCAAGGCCCTGAGCGGCAGCACGTCCGAGGTGGCCACGCTCGTGTTGGCGAGAGTCGGGAGGGGCCAGGTCGCCTACTGGTGTCGGGCGGTACGCGGGCCGCGTTCGGGCTGA
- a CDS encoding LysR family transcriptional regulator — protein MLDTHRLRVFRAVVAAGSVGGAATALGYTPSAVSQHLTALQKQTGLTLVERSGRGIVTTAIGRRFAEESDRVLRELTGLQSVADDLRAGRVGRLTLRYIASAGTAWVPPVVATLAREFPDLRLSLRLVELAQDHPTEPDLEVFVEDPALPAAAESRTSPAIELVDEPYRVVVHRTHPFALRDRVPLTELQHEDWVDNDVVRGPCRTIVLNACAAAGFAPDFRLEAHDYPSAIAFVAAGVGITVLPDLGCRSLPADVVAIPLQDPSPRRRVMLSVRPAVVDHPAVRRARELLVQQAHRD, from the coding sequence ATGCTCGACACCCACCGTCTGCGCGTCTTCCGAGCCGTGGTCGCCGCCGGCTCCGTCGGCGGGGCGGCAACGGCACTGGGATACACCCCCTCCGCGGTCAGCCAGCACCTCACCGCCCTGCAGAAGCAGACGGGGCTCACGCTGGTGGAACGCAGCGGACGCGGGATCGTGACCACCGCGATCGGTCGGCGCTTCGCCGAGGAATCCGATCGGGTGCTCCGCGAACTCACCGGTCTGCAATCGGTGGCCGATGATCTGCGGGCCGGCCGGGTCGGCCGGTTGACGTTGCGGTACATCGCCTCCGCCGGCACTGCCTGGGTGCCTCCCGTGGTCGCCACCCTTGCCCGGGAGTTCCCCGATCTGCGGCTGAGTCTGCGACTGGTCGAGCTCGCACAGGACCATCCGACGGAACCCGACCTGGAGGTCTTCGTCGAGGATCCCGCCCTGCCTGCCGCAGCCGAGAGCCGGACATCGCCGGCGATCGAACTCGTCGACGAGCCCTACCGGGTGGTGGTCCATCGCACGCACCCGTTCGCACTTCGGGACCGGGTGCCGCTCACCGAACTGCAGCACGAGGACTGGGTGGACAACGACGTGGTCAGGGGACCCTGCCGGACGATCGTGCTGAACGCTTGTGCCGCAGCAGGTTTCGCCCCCGACTTCCGACTCGAGGCACACGACTACCCCTCGGCGATCGCCTTCGTTGCTGCCGGGGTCGGCATCACGGTGCTTCCCGATCTGGGCTGCCGGTCGCTCCCGGCAGACGTGGTGGCGATCCCGCTGCAGGATCCATCGCCACGTCGTCGGGTGATGCTCTCCGTCCGACCCGCGGTCGTGGACCATCCCGCCGTCCGGCGAGCAAGGGAACTGCTGGTCCAGCAGGCACACCGGGACTGA
- a CDS encoding DDE-type integrase/transposase/recombinase, with protein MGFIDSLRSEGQAVGSICRVLREQGCQVAARTYRAWRDGRPAARVISDAYGVDAVRSAAWTVDSQGRRQLTPEGLYGRRKMTALLRRTVDDDVSAGAVDRAMKLLSLNGVRRDKGVRTTIPAKDGKHACDLLDRDFTAPAPTRVWVTDFTYVRTWAGWVYVAFIMDVFAQRIVAWHAATSKETELVMIPLRMACGKAAGRATPQSPAPWSTTSTPGRSTRRCC; from the coding sequence ATGGGGTTCATCGATTCCTTGCGCAGCGAGGGTCAGGCGGTCGGGTCGATCTGCCGGGTACTGCGCGAGCAGGGCTGCCAGGTCGCCGCGCGAACCTACCGGGCTTGGCGGGACGGCCGGCCGGCGGCCAGGGTGATCAGCGATGCGTACGGCGTGGACGCGGTGCGGTCCGCGGCCTGGACCGTCGACAGCCAGGGTCGACGGCAGCTGACCCCGGAGGGGTTGTACGGGCGACGGAAAATGACTGCGCTGCTGCGCCGCACAGTCGATGATGATGTCAGTGCCGGGGCGGTGGATCGGGCGATGAAATTGTTGAGCCTCAACGGGGTTCGACGGGACAAGGGTGTCCGGACGACGATCCCGGCGAAGGATGGAAAGCATGCCTGTGACCTGCTGGACCGGGACTTCACCGCGCCGGCCCCGACCCGGGTGTGGGTCACCGACTTCACCTACGTGCGGACCTGGGCGGGATGGGTGTACGTGGCGTTCATCATGGACGTCTTCGCCCAACGGATCGTGGCCTGGCACGCCGCCACCTCGAAGGAGACCGAGCTGGTCATGATCCCGCTGCGGATGGCGTGTGGGAAAGCGGCCGGCAGGGCCACCCCGCAGTCCCCGGCACCCTGGTCCACCACTTCGACGCCGGGTCGCAGTACACGTCGGTGCTGCTGA
- the priA gene encoding bifunctional 1-(5-phosphoribosyl)-5-((5-phosphoribosylamino)methylideneamino)imidazole-4-carboxamide isomerase/phosphoribosylanthranilate isomerase PriA, whose amino-acid sequence MTSEQQTTPDPTAVPPTFELLPAVDVADGQAVRLVQGRAGTETTYGAPLDAALAWQHDGAEWVHLVDLDAAFGRGNNAALLAEVVGTLDVMVELSGGIRDDESLEAALATGCRRVNIGTAALEDPEWCASAIARYGDRVAVGLDVRGSTLAARGWTQDGGDLWEVLARLDAQGCSRYVVTDVTKDGTLRGPNIELLHQVCAVTDAPVVASGGVSSLDDLRALAALAGIGVEGSIVGKALYAGNFTLPEALAAVAEVH is encoded by the coding sequence GTGACCAGCGAACAGCAGACCACTCCCGATCCGACCGCTGTACCGCCGACCTTCGAGCTGCTCCCGGCCGTCGATGTCGCCGACGGGCAGGCTGTCCGCCTCGTGCAGGGCAGGGCGGGGACCGAGACCACCTACGGTGCCCCGCTGGACGCCGCGCTCGCCTGGCAGCACGACGGTGCCGAATGGGTTCATCTGGTCGACCTCGACGCAGCCTTCGGCCGGGGGAACAACGCCGCGCTGCTCGCGGAGGTGGTGGGCACGCTGGACGTGATGGTGGAACTGTCCGGCGGCATCCGGGATGACGAGTCCCTCGAGGCGGCGCTGGCCACCGGCTGTCGGCGGGTGAACATCGGGACCGCGGCGCTCGAGGACCCGGAGTGGTGCGCCTCGGCGATCGCCCGGTACGGCGATCGGGTTGCGGTCGGACTGGACGTCCGCGGCAGCACCCTGGCCGCCCGCGGGTGGACGCAGGACGGGGGCGACCTCTGGGAGGTGCTGGCCCGACTCGACGCGCAGGGGTGCTCGCGGTACGTCGTCACGGACGTGACCAAGGACGGGACCCTGCGCGGCCCGAACATCGAACTGCTGCACCAGGTCTGCGCGGTGACCGATGCCCCGGTGGTCGCTTCCGGTGGCGTGTCGTCGTTGGACGACCTGCGGGCGCTCGCGGCGCTCGCCGGTATCGGTGTCGAGGGCTCCATCGTCGGCAAGGCGCTGTACGCCGGCAACTTCACCCTGCCGGAGGCGCTGGCCGCCGTGGCCGAGGTGCACTGA
- the purU gene encoding formyltetrahydrofolate deformylase produces the protein MSTPSPDTAPPAELVLRFACADRAGIVHAVTGFLLAQGCTVTQSQQYGDPDSGRFFMRVQFRADPRQPSGTVTQESVTRQFTSVAEQFGMTWHLSDQSRRQRILLMAGTEGHCLNDLLFRWDSGALPVDILGVVSNHTALARMVDSYRLPFHHLPVMPAGKREAERQLLALVEQHRIDLVVLARYMQILSPGLCAALSGRAINIHHSILPSFKGAKPYHQAHRRGVKIIGATAHYVTTDLDEGPIIEQDIARIDHALTPAQVVALGRDVEAHVLARAVRWHTEERVLLNGTTTVVFR, from the coding sequence GTGAGCACGCCATCGCCCGACACCGCCCCGCCGGCCGAGCTGGTGCTCCGGTTCGCCTGCGCCGACCGGGCCGGCATCGTGCACGCCGTCACCGGCTTCCTGCTCGCGCAGGGCTGCACCGTCACCCAGAGCCAGCAGTACGGCGATCCGGACAGCGGACGGTTCTTCATGCGGGTGCAGTTCCGCGCAGACCCGCGGCAGCCATCGGGCACCGTGACCCAGGAGTCGGTCACCCGGCAGTTCACCTCGGTCGCCGAGCAGTTCGGTATGACCTGGCATCTCTCCGACCAGAGCCGCCGCCAGCGAATCCTGCTGATGGCCGGCACCGAGGGCCACTGTCTCAACGACCTGCTGTTCCGCTGGGACAGCGGCGCACTGCCGGTCGACATCCTGGGCGTGGTCTCCAACCACACCGCGCTGGCGCGGATGGTCGACAGCTATCGGCTGCCCTTCCACCATCTGCCGGTGATGCCGGCCGGCAAGCGCGAGGCCGAACGGCAGCTGCTGGCCCTCGTCGAGCAGCACCGGATCGATCTGGTCGTCCTGGCCCGCTACATGCAGATTCTGTCGCCCGGCCTGTGCGCCGCGCTGAGCGGACGGGCGATCAACATCCATCATTCGATCCTGCCGAGTTTCAAGGGCGCCAAGCCTTATCACCAGGCGCACCGACGGGGCGTCAAGATCATCGGCGCGACGGCCCACTACGTCACCACCGACCTGGACGAAGGACCGATCATCGAGCAGGACATCGCCCGCATCGACCATGCGCTCACCCCTGCGCAGGTGGTCGCGCTCGGCCGGGATGTCGAGGCCCATGTACTCGCGCGCGCCGTCCGTTGGCACACCGAGGAGCGGGTGCTGCTCAACGGCACCACCACCGTCGTCTTCCGCTGA
- the hisF gene encoding imidazole glycerol phosphate synthase subunit HisF: MSVAVRVIPCLDVADGRVVKGVQFLDLKDAGDPVEMARVYDAEGADELCFLDITATSDNRASAYEMITRTAEQVFIPLTVGGGVRSTHDINALLRAGADKVSVNSAAVARPDFLREAADRFGSQCVVLAVDARRTSEEGCPSGFEVTTHGGRRGTGIDAVDWARRGAQMGAGEILLTSMDADGTKAGFDVLMLQAVRAVVDVPIVASGGAGTLDHFPEAVRAGADAVLAASVFHFGTFRIAEVKAALAADGHVVRASGTTAGAVGS; encoded by the coding sequence ATGAGCGTTGCGGTGCGGGTGATTCCCTGTCTGGACGTGGCGGACGGGCGGGTGGTCAAGGGGGTGCAGTTCCTGGACCTCAAGGATGCCGGCGACCCGGTGGAGATGGCTCGGGTGTACGACGCCGAGGGCGCGGACGAGCTCTGCTTCCTCGACATCACCGCGACCAGTGACAATCGCGCCAGCGCGTACGAGATGATCACCCGGACGGCCGAGCAGGTGTTCATCCCCCTGACTGTCGGCGGCGGGGTCCGCAGCACCCACGACATCAATGCGTTGTTGCGGGCCGGGGCGGACAAGGTCTCGGTGAACTCTGCGGCCGTCGCCAGGCCGGACTTCCTCCGTGAAGCCGCCGACAGGTTCGGTTCGCAGTGCGTGGTGCTCGCCGTCGACGCCCGGCGGACGAGCGAGGAGGGCTGCCCGTCCGGCTTCGAGGTGACCACCCACGGTGGCCGTCGGGGGACCGGCATCGATGCGGTGGACTGGGCTCGACGGGGAGCGCAGATGGGTGCCGGGGAGATCCTGCTCACCAGCATGGATGCTGACGGTACGAAGGCCGGGTTCGATGTGCTGATGCTGCAGGCGGTCCGCGCGGTGGTGGACGTCCCCATCGTCGCCTCCGGCGGGGCCGGCACCCTCGACCACTTCCCGGAGGCGGTCAGAGCCGGAGCGGACGCGGTGCTGGCCGCCTCCGTCTTCCACTTCGGTACCTTCCGGATCGCCGAGGTGAAAGCCGCGCTGGCGGCCGACGGGCACGTGGTGCGGGCGAGTGGTACCACCGCCGGGGCTGTGGGGAGCTGA
- the hisI gene encoding phosphoribosyl-AMP cyclohydrolase — protein MIPDLLRWNDSGLICVVVQQYDSHEVLMVAWMDRTALERTLATGRATYWSRSRGEYWVKGETSGNTQRVVELRHDCDGDTLLLLVDQSGAACHTGTRTCFDGRVVPGASSSRATAI, from the coding sequence ATGATTCCGGACCTCCTGCGCTGGAACGATTCGGGGCTCATCTGTGTGGTCGTCCAGCAGTACGACTCGCACGAGGTACTGATGGTGGCCTGGATGGATCGCACAGCGCTGGAACGGACGCTGGCCACCGGTCGGGCCACCTACTGGTCGCGCTCCCGCGGCGAGTACTGGGTGAAGGGGGAGACCTCCGGGAACACCCAACGGGTGGTGGAACTCAGGCACGACTGCGACGGCGACACGCTGCTGCTGCTGGTCGACCAGTCGGGCGCTGCGTGCCACACCGGGACCCGTACGTGTTTCGACGGCCGGGTGGTTCCGGGCGCGAGTTCCTCACGGGCGACCGCAATCTGA
- a CDS encoding amidohydrolase family protein, with the protein MLIRRVRFAGSPETHDVRIEGGVIVAIDPGEVAGVAAGGTTAGGDIVVVEGDGGVLLPGLQDGHVHFTQWAIARRRVDLSATTSAADVVAVMTAAQAARSAEERAELLSGFGFRDALWSEIPAAAHWDAALPGVPVAAISQDLHSIWLSPSALELVGFAGHPTGLLKEDDCFRAVAALPQPSQRTLDGWALEALHAAATRGVTRIRDYEFVDTHLEWTRRAALAPDGLPVRVDAAIFRPLLEDALAAGQRTGDPLPGTDGLVTVGPCKVLIDGSLNSRTALCHDAYPGTTDHGMLTQDVAELTATIRIAAAQGISFAVHAIGDRANTLALDCFQQAGVGGRIEHAQLVEPADRGRFAALGVTAGVQPAHAVEDRDVADVQWAGRTSDAFAYRALLDAGAVLELGSDAPVSALDPWRAISAAVTRTDAGRPAWHGEQALTAAQALAASTGGRLRPEVGDAGDVVLVTRDPLAIDPAELASMRVLLTCVGGRITHRAC; encoded by the coding sequence ATGCTGATCCGAAGGGTGCGATTCGCCGGTTCACCCGAGACCCACGACGTCCGGATCGAGGGGGGCGTCATCGTGGCGATCGACCCCGGCGAGGTGGCTGGTGTGGCCGCCGGCGGCACCACTGCCGGCGGCGACATCGTGGTCGTCGAGGGCGACGGTGGCGTGCTGTTGCCGGGGTTGCAGGACGGTCACGTCCATTTCACGCAGTGGGCGATCGCCCGCCGGCGGGTGGACCTCAGTGCGACGACGTCAGCCGCTGACGTCGTGGCTGTGATGACGGCAGCACAGGCCGCTCGTTCCGCGGAAGAGCGGGCAGAGCTGCTGAGCGGCTTCGGATTCCGGGATGCGTTGTGGAGCGAGATCCCCGCCGCCGCGCACTGGGACGCGGCGCTGCCGGGGGTTCCGGTCGCGGCGATCTCGCAGGATCTGCACTCGATCTGGCTCTCGCCGTCGGCGCTGGAGCTGGTGGGGTTCGCCGGCCATCCGACCGGCCTGCTCAAGGAGGACGACTGCTTCCGGGCGGTGGCAGCCCTGCCGCAGCCCTCACAGCGGACGCTCGACGGGTGGGCACTGGAAGCCCTGCACGCGGCGGCCACACGCGGCGTCACCCGGATCCGGGACTACGAGTTCGTCGACACGCATCTCGAGTGGACGCGTCGGGCCGCGCTGGCGCCCGATGGCCTCCCGGTCCGGGTGGACGCGGCCATCTTCCGGCCGCTGCTGGAGGACGCGCTCGCCGCCGGGCAGCGCACCGGTGACCCGCTCCCGGGTACCGACGGACTGGTGACGGTCGGCCCGTGCAAGGTGCTCATCGACGGATCGCTCAACTCCCGGACGGCACTGTGTCACGACGCCTACCCGGGCACCACCGATCACGGCATGCTCACCCAGGACGTGGCCGAGCTGACGGCCACCATCCGGATCGCTGCGGCACAGGGCATCTCGTTCGCCGTGCACGCGATCGGGGACCGGGCCAACACGTTGGCCCTCGACTGTTTCCAGCAGGCGGGTGTCGGTGGACGGATCGAACACGCCCAACTCGTCGAACCCGCCGACCGGGGTCGGTTCGCTGCGCTGGGGGTCACTGCCGGCGTCCAACCGGCGCACGCCGTCGAGGATCGGGACGTCGCGGACGTGCAGTGGGCCGGTCGGACCTCGGACGCCTTCGCCTATCGCGCACTGCTGGATGCCGGTGCGGTGCTCGAGCTGGGCTCCGACGCTCCGGTGTCCGCGCTCGACCCGTGGCGGGCGATCAGTGCCGCCGTGACCCGCACTGATGCCGGCCGACCGGCCTGGCACGGTGAACAGGCGCTCACCGCGGCCCAGGCCTTGGCCGCGTCCACCGGTGGTCGACTGCGGCCCGAGGTGGGCGACGCCGGCGATGTGGTGCTGGTGACGCGGGACCCGCTGGCCATCGATCCGGCGGAACTTGCCTCGATGCGGGTGTTGCTGACCTGCGTGGGTGGGCGGATCACCCATCGGGCGTGCTGA